Proteins encoded by one window of Nitrospira sp. CR1.1:
- a CDS encoding DUF3391 domain-containing protein → MASTKRIPIDQLTVGMFIAGLDQPWYKTPFLLHKWLVSNPDDIVQLKRHGIQVVTIDTDRGVDVGAAPIAVTEAPPSLPEPSPAPSDMVEAATNGHASHAGAAAAVYREAMAAIERVFTDIEAGQPPKLEALKPVVSKLLKQIIEQPEAMMIQFCLDKMRRFDGTLANHGMDVCVLTLILAVENGCTESEMEALGVGALLHDIGFVRLPRNIYRKTSALTEQEQVLMRQHPQLAATVLSQADRVPETVTRIIAEHHEFQDGTGFPKLVKAGGISPLTQLMALADAYDDLVTTRYGRPPLLPHDAIRQLFVLGAKGRYDKTLVEVAIKVLGVYPLGSLIKLNTSECAVVIGLNHEDRLRPRIRIIRRPDGEIQNPPIDTDLQNQPDDQPVRSILRAMDPRQEQIDLPQFLDVAIGGA, encoded by the coding sequence ATGGCTTCGACAAAACGTATCCCCATTGATCAGCTCACCGTCGGTATGTTTATCGCGGGTTTGGATCAACCCTGGTACAAGACGCCGTTTCTGCTCCATAAATGGCTGGTATCCAATCCCGATGACATCGTTCAACTCAAACGGCACGGCATTCAGGTCGTCACCATAGATACAGATCGAGGGGTGGATGTAGGGGCAGCCCCCATCGCCGTCACGGAAGCGCCTCCTTCGTTGCCGGAACCTTCCCCCGCGCCAAGTGACATGGTCGAGGCTGCCACGAACGGCCACGCGTCGCATGCCGGGGCGGCAGCGGCGGTCTATCGAGAGGCCATGGCAGCGATCGAACGGGTCTTCACCGACATTGAAGCGGGTCAGCCGCCCAAGCTCGAGGCACTCAAACCCGTGGTGAGCAAACTGCTGAAGCAGATCATCGAGCAACCCGAAGCGATGATGATCCAGTTTTGTCTGGATAAAATGCGCCGCTTCGACGGCACTCTCGCCAATCATGGCATGGATGTCTGCGTCCTGACGCTCATTCTCGCTGTGGAAAACGGGTGCACGGAATCGGAGATGGAAGCGCTCGGGGTGGGCGCGCTTCTCCACGATATCGGATTTGTCCGTCTCCCGCGGAACATTTATCGGAAAACCTCGGCCCTAACCGAGCAGGAACAGGTGCTGATGCGGCAACATCCGCAGCTGGCGGCCACTGTGTTGTCGCAAGCCGACCGAGTGCCGGAGACGGTGACCAGGATCATTGCAGAACATCACGAATTTCAGGACGGGACTGGCTTTCCCAAACTGGTGAAGGCCGGCGGGATTTCTCCGCTGACCCAACTGATGGCGCTGGCGGACGCCTATGACGATCTGGTGACGACCAGATATGGCCGCCCGCCCCTGCTGCCCCATGACGCGATTCGGCAGCTCTTCGTGTTGGGGGCCAAAGGGCGGTACGACAAAACGTTAGTTGAGGTCGCGATCAAGGTGTTGGGCGTCTATCCCCTGGGAAGTCTCATCAAGCTCAATACCAGCGAGTGTGCGGTCGTCATCGGCCTCAATCATGAAGACCGGCTGCGTCCGCGAATCCGGATCATCAGACGGCCAGATGGGGAGATCCAGAATCCTCCTATCGACACCGACCTTCAAAACCAGCCCGACGACCAACCGGTGCGCTCGATTCTCCGCGCCATGGATCCCCGGCAGGAACAGATCGATCTCCCGCAATTTCTTGATGTCGCAATAGGTGGTGCGTAA
- a CDS encoding kinase, translated as MIISRTPFRISFFGGGTDYPVWFREHGGAVLATTIDKYCYISCRQLPPFFEHRTRIAYSRIELVNNNHEIEHPAVRGVLKYLNIDDGLEIHHDGDLPARTGLGSSSSFTVGLLHTLYALQHTMPSKSQLAQAAIHVEQDVLGEAVGCQDQVLAAHGGLCKATFFPNGDIGYTPIIMHPERLASFQSHLQLYFTGFSRIASEVAREQIDRTKHRQAELSAMLQMVEEGIAILTGDRDIADFGAMLHDAWMLKRRLTSRITTPAIDEIYTAARQAGALGGKLLGAGGGGFMLLFARPTDHERIRLALPGLLQVPFKFEGLGTHIVFYQEDQLMLDDVWAQRSAQTAAQLKSALIGRAA; from the coding sequence ATGATCATCAGCCGAACGCCGTTCCGTATCTCCTTTTTCGGGGGCGGCACCGATTATCCCGTCTGGTTCCGCGAACATGGCGGGGCGGTGCTGGCGACAACCATCGATAAATATTGCTACATCAGCTGCCGGCAGCTGCCGCCCTTCTTCGAGCACCGCACCAGGATTGCTTATTCGCGCATCGAACTCGTGAACAACAATCACGAGATCGAGCATCCCGCGGTTCGCGGCGTGTTGAAGTACCTCAATATCGACGACGGACTGGAAATTCATCACGACGGGGACTTGCCTGCGCGAACCGGGTTGGGGTCCAGTTCTTCCTTCACCGTCGGCCTGCTCCATACCCTCTATGCGTTGCAACACACCATGCCCAGCAAATCCCAGTTGGCCCAGGCCGCGATCCATGTGGAGCAGGATGTGCTCGGCGAAGCCGTGGGGTGCCAGGACCAGGTGCTGGCGGCGCATGGGGGCCTCTGCAAAGCGACGTTTTTCCCCAACGGGGACATCGGGTATACCCCAATCATCATGCACCCGGAGCGCCTGGCGTCGTTCCAAAGCCACCTGCAACTGTACTTCACGGGGTTTTCGCGGATCGCCTCGGAAGTGGCCCGCGAGCAGATCGATCGCACGAAACACCGGCAAGCCGAACTCTCAGCCATGTTGCAGATGGTCGAGGAAGGCATTGCGATCCTTACCGGTGATCGCGACATCGCCGACTTCGGCGCCATGCTGCACGACGCCTGGATGCTCAAGCGGCGATTAACCTCGCGCATCACCACGCCGGCCATCGACGAAATCTATACGGCGGCGCGGCAAGCGGGCGCGCTGGGCGGGAAGCTGCTCGGGGCCGGCGGGGGCGGGTTCATGTTGCTGTTTGCCAGGCCCACCGACCACGAACGTATTCGATTGGCCCTCCCGGGCCTCCTCCAGGTGCCGTTCAAGTTCGAGGGCCTCGGCACACACATCGTGTTCTATCAGGAAGATCAACTCATGTTGGACGATGTCTGGGCTCAACGCTCAGCACAAACCGCCGCTCAACTCAAATCCGCGCTCATCGGAAGGGCCGCATGA
- a CDS encoding NAD-dependent epimerase/dehydratase family protein — MTTGSTHVLITGGAGYLGSVLTRRLLDRGYAVTVLDNFLYRQNSLMDCCAEEKFQVVRGDCRDERLLTDLLRKADIIIPLAALVGAPLCDRDRVGAYTVNFEAVQLLCKLASPRQRMIFPVTNSGYGIGQPGVPCTEDSPLRPISLYGETKVKAERVVLDRGNAITLRLATVFGVSPRMRMDLLVNDFVWRAVHDRAVVVFEGHCKRNYIHIRDVVRVFLHAIDYFDDMKDRPYNVGLDDANLSKLELCREIQRVLPHFVSFEAPIGEDPDKRDYIVSNQRLLDSGFKPEWSLERGIRELIKCYTIVRAGQYANV, encoded by the coding sequence ATGACGACAGGTTCAACGCATGTCCTCATCACCGGAGGCGCCGGGTATTTGGGTTCCGTCCTCACCAGACGATTGCTCGACCGGGGTTATGCGGTGACGGTCCTCGATAATTTTCTCTACCGGCAAAATAGCCTGATGGATTGTTGCGCCGAAGAGAAGTTTCAGGTGGTGCGAGGCGACTGCCGGGATGAACGGCTGCTGACCGACTTGCTGCGAAAGGCCGACATCATTATTCCGCTCGCCGCCCTGGTCGGCGCGCCTCTCTGCGACAGGGACCGCGTCGGAGCGTACACGGTGAATTTCGAGGCCGTACAACTGCTCTGCAAACTGGCATCGCCCCGCCAGCGGATGATTTTCCCCGTGACCAACAGCGGATATGGCATCGGCCAGCCCGGCGTGCCCTGCACCGAGGATTCGCCGCTGCGACCCATCAGTCTCTACGGTGAAACCAAGGTCAAGGCGGAGCGAGTCGTCTTGGACCGCGGCAATGCCATCACGTTACGCCTGGCGACCGTGTTCGGAGTGTCGCCGAGGATGCGCATGGATTTGCTGGTCAATGATTTCGTCTGGCGAGCGGTGCATGATCGGGCCGTGGTGGTGTTTGAAGGGCACTGCAAGCGGAACTACATCCATATCCGTGATGTCGTGCGCGTCTTTCTCCACGCGATCGACTATTTCGACGACATGAAGGACCGGCCCTACAACGTCGGGTTGGACGACGCCAATCTCTCCAAGCTTGAACTGTGCCGTGAAATCCAGCGGGTGCTTCCGCATTTCGTGTCATTCGAGGCGCCGATCGGCGAGGATCCTGACAAGCGCGATTACATCGTCTCGAACCAACGTCTGCTGGACTCCGGGTTCAAGCCGGAATGGTCGTTGGAGCGGGGGATCCGCGAGTTGATCAAGTGCTACACGATCGTCAGAGCCGGTCAATATGCCAATGTCTGA
- a CDS encoding aminotransferase class I/II-fold pyridoxal phosphate-dependent enzyme: protein MTQPGRPIPQTLNRPSFSSRGERLIGQEMFRVMDRAQALERQGHRIYHLELGNPRMAPPSQILEATMQELQARQVGYAPMAGLQELRAALAARYASYTGRPVTASQVVISPANMLIHQFLDITCNPGERVVLFTPAFPSYWAAAAHLELEVVPVPLSARDGFHLSRSAIDSAVAAQPRAIIVNNANNPTGAVYEPELLHELATRCGEAGIWLLSDETYADLTFDRSHVSLAAPQIGHVVVMSSFSKVLSVPGFRTGYAVAHEAVIAKFALSNSTLYSCLPGFTQMGCVAGLSVLDAYAEEVRARNRRLIGTCHDRITRSGLLHGHHPESGFYLFVDITGTGLDDITFCRRLLEEEHTAVTPGRCFGDAYASRIRLAVCGQEEDVLEGVSRTIAFAQKLGGCHVQAA, encoded by the coding sequence ATGACCCAGCCGGGAAGGCCGATACCACAGACTCTGAACCGACCGAGCTTCTCTTCACGAGGGGAACGGTTGATCGGACAGGAAATGTTTCGCGTGATGGATCGCGCGCAGGCCCTGGAACGCCAGGGACACCGTATTTACCACCTAGAACTCGGCAACCCCCGCATGGCCCCTCCGTCTCAGATTCTTGAGGCGACGATGCAGGAACTTCAGGCCAGGCAGGTGGGATATGCGCCGATGGCAGGTCTGCAGGAATTACGTGCGGCCCTGGCCGCTCGGTATGCCTCCTATACCGGGCGACCGGTGACCGCCTCGCAGGTCGTCATCAGTCCGGCCAATATGCTCATTCACCAGTTTCTGGATATCACGTGCAATCCTGGAGAGCGGGTTGTGCTGTTTACACCGGCCTTTCCCTCCTATTGGGCGGCAGCCGCTCATCTCGAGCTAGAGGTCGTACCCGTTCCCCTCTCGGCGCGCGACGGCTTTCACCTGTCACGGTCGGCGATTGATTCGGCTGTGGCGGCACAACCGCGGGCGATCATCGTCAACAATGCGAATAACCCCACCGGCGCCGTCTATGAGCCGGAACTTCTTCATGAATTGGCAACACGCTGCGGAGAGGCAGGAATCTGGCTTCTCAGCGATGAAACCTATGCCGATCTCACCTTCGACCGTTCGCATGTCAGCCTGGCGGCCCCGCAGATCGGCCATGTCGTGGTCATGTCGTCGTTTTCCAAGGTATTGTCCGTTCCGGGATTTCGCACCGGCTATGCCGTGGCCCATGAGGCCGTCATTGCCAAATTCGCACTGTCCAATTCCACGCTCTACTCGTGCCTGCCCGGTTTTACTCAGATGGGCTGCGTCGCAGGGTTGTCGGTGCTCGACGCCTACGCTGAGGAGGTGCGCGCTCGCAATCGCCGTCTCATCGGAACCTGTCATGACCGCATCACTCGCTCCGGACTCTTACACGGCCATCATCCGGAATCGGGGTTTTATCTGTTTGTCGATATCACCGGGACCGGCCTCGACGACATAACATTTTGCCGGCGGCTTCTGGAGGAGGAACACACAGCGGTGACCCCCGGACGATGCTTCGGCGACGCCTATGCCTCACGTATCCGATTGGCCGTGTGCGGACAGGAGGAGGACGTCCTGGAAGGGGTCTCTCGCACCATTGCCTTTGCACAGAAACTGGGAGGCTGCCATGTCCAAGCCGCTTGA
- a CDS encoding DegT/DnrJ/EryC1/StrS family aminotransferase: MPGLLTEAGLYFGARGTTTMTLHAHSAKLNPRWCLAQDTIDRQDIDHLIDWLRTYPRLTKGAVTLDFEHQWSQWLGQPYSVHCNSGSSANLLMYYALLRSGRLRNTNVIVPSVGWVTSIAPAIQFGFTPFMCEADPDTFGLDLNHLEDLLKRHHAQTVLLVQVLGVPHRMRELQALKDRYGFYLLEDACAAIGAEYEGRKVGTFGDMASFSFYFGHQMSTIEGGMVSSSDKQLADLLLMLRSHGWSKDLDQTKHQELVEQYQVDDFHSPFVFYEPGFNLRSTDLNAFIGLEQLRKLDWMTGRRQANHDRYLEQLGKRFYTQRPPQGSKVASISFGLLADSAEQRTRIVRALVAEGVETRIFSAGNLGLHPFWMNRYGKAGFPVADRVHHCGLFLPNHASMTDQDVLHISRVVLEAA; encoded by the coding sequence ATGCCTGGTCTGTTGACAGAGGCAGGCCTCTATTTTGGCGCAAGAGGAACGACTACCATGACGCTTCACGCACATAGTGCCAAACTCAATCCTCGATGGTGCCTGGCGCAAGATACGATCGACCGACAGGACATTGATCACCTGATCGACTGGCTGCGGACCTATCCACGGCTCACCAAAGGAGCAGTGACCCTCGACTTCGAGCACCAGTGGTCGCAGTGGCTGGGACAACCGTATTCGGTGCATTGCAATTCGGGGTCGTCGGCGAATCTTCTGATGTACTACGCCTTATTGCGATCGGGGAGATTGCGGAATACCAACGTCATCGTGCCGAGTGTCGGGTGGGTCACATCCATCGCTCCCGCCATCCAGTTTGGTTTCACCCCGTTCATGTGCGAGGCGGATCCGGACACATTCGGCCTCGACCTCAATCATCTTGAGGACCTCCTAAAGCGTCATCACGCGCAGACGGTCCTGCTGGTTCAAGTCCTTGGCGTGCCGCACCGTATGCGGGAGTTACAGGCGTTGAAGGATCGCTATGGATTCTACCTTCTGGAAGATGCCTGCGCCGCCATCGGCGCGGAGTACGAGGGCAGAAAAGTCGGCACCTTCGGCGATATGGCGAGCTTCTCGTTTTATTTCGGTCATCAGATGTCCACGATCGAAGGCGGCATGGTGTCCTCCAGCGACAAGCAGCTCGCGGATCTCCTCCTTATGTTACGCAGCCACGGGTGGAGTAAGGATCTGGACCAGACAAAGCACCAAGAGCTGGTCGAACAGTATCAGGTGGACGACTTTCATTCCCCGTTCGTCTTCTATGAACCGGGGTTCAACTTGCGTTCGACCGATCTCAACGCCTTCATCGGTCTCGAGCAATTGCGCAAGCTGGATTGGATGACCGGCCGACGGCAGGCGAATCACGATCGGTACCTTGAGCAACTGGGGAAGCGGTTTTACACGCAGCGGCCGCCGCAAGGCAGCAAGGTCGCGAGCATTTCCTTCGGACTGCTGGCCGATAGCGCGGAACAACGGACACGCATTGTCCGGGCGTTAGTGGCCGAAGGCGTGGAAACCCGGATTTTTTCCGCCGGTAATCTGGGCCTGCATCCGTTCTGGATGAATCGATACGGAAAAGCCGGCTTTCCCGTGGCCGACCGAGTCCACCATTGCGGATTGTTTCTGCCGAACCACGCCTCCATGACCGACCAGGATGTCCTGCATATTTCCCGTGTCGTCCTGGAGGCCGCATGA
- a CDS encoding radical SAM protein, translating to MLLVTPPSRVQVYQELSREFAAIEPPVWSGLIATYLRQHSCSVAILDAEAQGLTHQQTAEQIAAIAPRLAVFVIYGQQPSASTQCMPAGRTVCEILNTLANIPTLVMGTHPSALPKRTLLEEPYTYVCQGEGPATIFGLVVALRAPQHSLRDVPGLWHMEEGHPVGNAPAPLLASLDRDLPGQAWDLLDMSRYRAHNWHCFGNPESRSPYASLQTSLGCPFTCSFCCINAPFGTPMLRVWSPDNVIGQIDRLVREYGVSNIKIPDEMFVLNRRHVIGICDRIIERGYRLNIWAYARVDTVQDEVLEKLARAGFTWLGLGIESGSQHVRDGVEKGRFGEREIVATVDRIRSFGIHVAANYIFGLPDDTLESMRATLELALTLNTEWANFYCAMAYPGSPLYGLAKQKQWALPDDAGGPGWIGYSQHAYECLPLPTDSLTATQVLDFRDRAFLEYFGHPGYLAMVQRTFGPRIVAHVAEMCRHQVRRRHHDPAANLAA from the coding sequence GTGTTACTGGTGACGCCTCCCAGCCGGGTTCAGGTCTATCAGGAACTGAGCCGCGAGTTCGCCGCGATTGAGCCGCCGGTGTGGTCCGGCTTGATCGCCACCTATCTCCGGCAGCACAGTTGCTCCGTAGCCATTCTCGACGCGGAGGCTCAGGGGCTTACTCATCAGCAGACGGCAGAGCAAATTGCCGCCATCGCGCCCAGGCTGGCGGTCTTTGTCATTTATGGGCAGCAGCCATCCGCGTCCACGCAGTGTATGCCCGCCGGCCGGACAGTCTGCGAGATTCTCAATACGCTGGCCAACATTCCCACTCTAGTGATGGGGACCCACCCCTCGGCGTTGCCGAAACGGACCTTGTTGGAGGAGCCCTACACCTATGTCTGTCAGGGTGAGGGGCCGGCAACCATTTTCGGCCTCGTCGTTGCCCTGCGGGCGCCGCAACATTCGCTGCGCGACGTCCCGGGACTGTGGCACATGGAGGAGGGGCATCCGGTGGGGAATGCGCCCGCACCGCTCCTGGCGAGTCTGGATCGTGACCTGCCGGGGCAAGCGTGGGACCTGCTCGATATGAGCCGGTATCGCGCCCACAATTGGCACTGTTTCGGAAACCCCGAGTCGAGGTCTCCCTACGCGTCGCTTCAGACCAGCCTGGGATGCCCGTTCACCTGCTCCTTCTGTTGCATCAACGCGCCGTTCGGCACGCCGATGTTGCGTGTCTGGAGCCCGGACAACGTCATCGGCCAGATCGACCGCCTGGTGCGTGAGTACGGCGTCTCGAATATCAAAATCCCGGATGAGATGTTCGTCCTGAACCGCCGTCATGTCATCGGCATTTGCGACCGGATCATCGAACGGGGTTATCGCCTGAACATCTGGGCCTATGCCCGAGTCGATACGGTGCAGGATGAAGTGCTGGAAAAACTGGCGCGCGCCGGTTTTACCTGGTTAGGACTCGGCATCGAATCTGGCAGCCAGCATGTCCGTGACGGGGTCGAGAAAGGCCGCTTCGGTGAACGTGAGATCGTCGCGACGGTGGACCGTATCCGCTCCTTTGGCATCCATGTGGCGGCAAATTACATTTTCGGCCTGCCGGACGACACGCTCGAGAGCATGCGCGCCACATTGGAGCTGGCGCTGACGCTCAACACCGAATGGGCCAACTTTTATTGTGCCATGGCCTACCCTGGTTCTCCCCTCTACGGCCTCGCGAAACAGAAGCAATGGGCGTTGCCGGATGATGCGGGAGGCCCGGGATGGATCGGGTATTCGCAACATGCCTACGAATGCCTACCTTTGCCGACCGACAGTCTCACCGCCACCCAGGTCCTGGATTTCCGCGATCGCGCATTTCTGGAGTACTTCGGCCATCCTGGTTATCTGGCGATGGTGCAACGAACGTTCGGGCCGCGCATCGTCGCTCACGTAGCGGAGATGTGCCGGCATCAGGTACGCCGGCGCCATCATGATCCGGCGGCCAACCTGGCGGCATAG
- a CDS encoding response regulator — MNRPSQSGSPQSQPPTGFTLAPETMVLLWDAVPLGICLLASDHTIVFVNRMAARLLGRSPADCAGKLFSDLAGQPLELSNSLHSTGVLKFQAGLGGTSDEATDRDADETPAVTVIEWEQLRLSGIPSVSTLLTLRDISRECELEQDRDRLATVADESPYPIVEIDRNGNILYANPTMVEVLCRFGYDPNGKPDILPENLPALVATCLLEGRTLSSQEVVRGEACYSWTLCPVPSNHLVRAYGIDLGEVHATHRALNATADHLRESNRQLDQALQQAQAAARAKSSFLAMITHELRTPMNGVIGMASLLLDTALTEEQRSYTQTIQQCGEAQLSLINDVLECSKIEAGKLELETLDFQLRTTVEDVLSQFAERAQRKGLEITGLVHAAVPNALRGDPGRLRQVLTNFVGNAVKFTEQGEVTLQAFLESDTTAGVMIKFEVTDSGIGISEEVQGRLFQAFTQADSSTTRKYGGTGLGLAISKQLVELMGGEVGLRSRPGEGTTFWCTALFQKQAVCTPAIVPSAELSGRRILIVDDNESNRTILHHLVSGWGMRDGQACNAAEAMDMLEQAAAKGEPYDAAVLDMLMPGKDGLQLAQDIRAHQNGAGVRLVVLTSLIQPGHAERARRAGFTAYLTKPVRHDQLQGCLRVVFGLQHQVPAAAIGTSKGRPISPTLITRHTLAEQSSRPRILVAEDNVVNQKLAVRMLDRLGYQPDVVSNGQEAVTAFERESYAAIVMDCQMPTMDGYEATRLIREQEEKPDASRTRAHIPIIALTANALPGDRERCKAAGMDDYLTKPVKTDDLGLILQRWVPVKAAADVAPPPPPRDMSMTDARVFDASAMLANIGGDAELFDQLIRLFLDRHRAMMKEIESAIGQADAAALERAAHSLKGTAGNLCAPDVVLLASQLEASGRLGTLTEAPSLLVRLDRTVNELVAVLSRQIPPSLPQ; from the coding sequence ATGAACCGTCCGTCACAGTCGGGTTCCCCTCAATCTCAACCACCCACCGGCTTCACGCTGGCGCCGGAAACGATGGTTCTCCTATGGGATGCCGTGCCGCTCGGCATTTGCCTGTTGGCTTCGGATCACACCATCGTGTTCGTCAACCGGATGGCTGCCCGCCTGCTCGGCCGGTCGCCGGCCGACTGTGCCGGTAAATTGTTTTCAGATCTTGCCGGCCAGCCGCTCGAGCTGAGCAATTCCTTGCACTCTACGGGGGTGTTGAAATTCCAGGCAGGGCTCGGCGGGACATCCGATGAGGCCACGGATCGCGATGCGGATGAGACGCCGGCTGTCACGGTGATCGAGTGGGAACAATTGCGTCTGTCAGGAATTCCATCCGTCTCCACGCTGTTGACACTCCGGGACATCTCACGGGAATGCGAGTTGGAACAGGATCGTGACCGGCTGGCCACCGTGGCGGATGAAAGCCCCTACCCGATCGTGGAAATCGATCGAAACGGCAATATCCTGTATGCGAACCCCACGATGGTGGAGGTCCTGTGCCGATTCGGGTATGACCCCAATGGCAAACCGGATATCCTTCCCGAGAATCTGCCTGCGCTTGTCGCCACGTGCCTCCTAGAAGGACGGACGCTGAGTTCACAGGAGGTCGTCAGAGGCGAGGCTTGTTACAGCTGGACACTGTGCCCCGTTCCCAGTAATCACCTCGTGCGAGCCTACGGGATCGACCTCGGTGAAGTGCATGCGACCCACCGCGCGCTGAACGCCACCGCCGATCATCTTCGAGAGAGCAACCGTCAATTGGATCAGGCGCTGCAGCAGGCCCAGGCGGCCGCGCGCGCCAAATCGTCGTTTCTGGCCATGATCACGCATGAGTTGCGCACGCCCATGAACGGTGTGATCGGCATGGCCAGCCTGTTGCTGGATACCGCTCTGACAGAAGAGCAACGCTCCTACACGCAAACGATTCAGCAATGCGGCGAGGCCCAACTCTCCCTGATTAATGACGTGCTGGAATGCAGCAAAATCGAAGCTGGCAAACTTGAACTTGAGACGCTCGATTTCCAGCTCCGCACGACGGTGGAAGACGTGTTGTCACAGTTTGCGGAGCGGGCGCAGCGCAAAGGCCTCGAAATTACCGGCCTGGTTCACGCCGCCGTGCCCAACGCGTTGCGCGGCGATCCCGGGCGGCTGCGGCAAGTTTTGACAAACTTCGTGGGAAACGCGGTTAAATTCACCGAACAGGGAGAGGTGACGCTGCAGGCGTTCCTGGAGAGTGACACCACGGCCGGGGTGATGATCAAGTTTGAAGTGACGGACTCCGGCATCGGCATCAGCGAAGAAGTGCAGGGACGGCTATTTCAGGCGTTTACCCAGGCCGACAGTTCCACGACACGCAAGTACGGCGGGACGGGGCTCGGGCTGGCCATTTCGAAACAACTGGTCGAGCTGATGGGCGGCGAGGTCGGCCTTCGTAGCCGACCCGGAGAAGGTACCACCTTCTGGTGCACGGCTCTATTCCAGAAACAAGCCGTGTGCACGCCTGCCATCGTCCCTTCGGCTGAGCTGAGCGGTCGCCGTATCCTCATCGTCGACGACAATGAGTCGAATCGCACCATTCTCCATCATCTAGTCTCCGGATGGGGTATGCGGGACGGTCAGGCATGTAATGCCGCGGAAGCGATGGATATGCTGGAGCAGGCGGCGGCGAAGGGGGAACCCTATGATGCGGCCGTGCTGGATATGCTGATGCCCGGCAAAGATGGACTTCAATTGGCGCAGGACATCCGGGCTCACCAAAATGGGGCCGGGGTTCGATTGGTGGTGCTGACGTCGCTGATTCAGCCCGGCCATGCGGAGCGGGCGCGTCGCGCCGGATTCACGGCCTACCTGACGAAACCGGTTCGCCATGATCAGCTGCAAGGGTGTCTGCGTGTGGTGTTTGGATTGCAACACCAGGTGCCGGCCGCAGCAATCGGGACAAGCAAGGGGCGCCCCATCTCGCCGACCCTCATCACACGGCACACGCTGGCCGAACAATCCTCCCGCCCCCGTATTCTGGTTGCCGAAGACAATGTGGTCAATCAGAAGCTGGCCGTCCGCATGCTGGACCGCCTCGGATATCAGCCGGATGTGGTGTCGAATGGCCAGGAAGCCGTGACGGCTTTCGAACGGGAATCCTATGCGGCGATCGTCATGGATTGCCAGATGCCGACGATGGACGGCTACGAGGCCACGAGGCTCATCCGCGAACAGGAGGAGAAACCGGATGCGTCTCGGACTCGCGCACACATTCCGATCATCGCCCTGACGGCGAATGCGTTGCCCGGTGACCGGGAGCGATGCAAGGCCGCCGGTATGGACGACTATCTCACGAAGCCGGTGAAGACGGATGATCTCGGCCTCATTCTGCAACGATGGGTTCCGGTGAAGGCTGCGGCCGACGTTGCGCCCCCTCCCCCTCCCCGCGACATGAGTATGACGGACGCGCGGGTGTTCGACGCGAGCGCCATGCTGGCCAACATCGGCGGAGATGCCGAACTGTTCGATCAATTGATCCGTCTGTTCCTTGACCGCCATCGCGCCATGATGAAGGAGATCGAGTCTGCCATCGGGCAGGCTGATGCCGCAGCACTTGAACGGGCCGCACATAGCCTCAAAGGCACGGCCGGTAATCTCTGTGCACCTGATGTGGTGTTGCTGGCAAGCCAGCTTGAGGCTTCCGGACGACTCGGAACGCTGACGGAAGCGCCCAGCTTGCTGGTCCGGTTGGACCGCACCGTGAACGAATTGGTGGCCGTCTTATCTCGCCAGATCCCTCCTTCCCTCCCGCAGTGA
- a CDS encoding NTP transferase domain-containing protein translates to MTKSHMADCDVIILCGGLGTRLQSVVADRPKPMAEIHGRPFVSLLVEHFLRHGARRFIFSTGHFGEMIEDWFLRHRGAYETLFVRDPVPLGTGGALAHAMPLVRSNPFLVLNGDSFCEIDPERLLRFHLRKRAGATIAVTRDETREDTGAVALGEDDRMLSMVEKPRRRTTTYHNAGVYLFDRAVTALFPETPVWSLERELLPRLVTQQCYGFVTASPLHDIGTPERLAHFRETWKDTSAYFPTSFLNQRQGSMSR, encoded by the coding sequence ATGACCAAGAGCCACATGGCTGACTGCGATGTGATCATTCTCTGTGGCGGCCTCGGCACCCGCCTGCAATCGGTCGTGGCGGATCGTCCGAAGCCGATGGCGGAGATTCACGGCCGGCCGTTCGTGTCGTTGCTGGTCGAACATTTCCTGCGCCATGGAGCACGCCGTTTCATTTTCAGCACGGGACATTTCGGAGAGATGATCGAGGACTGGTTCCTGCGTCATCGCGGCGCTTACGAGACCTTGTTCGTGCGCGATCCGGTGCCACTCGGCACCGGTGGGGCCCTGGCCCACGCCATGCCGTTGGTACGTAGCAACCCCTTCCTTGTCCTGAATGGCGATTCATTCTGCGAGATCGATCCGGAGCGGCTCTTGCGCTTCCATCTCCGCAAACGGGCGGGAGCGACGATTGCCGTGACGCGCGATGAAACACGCGAAGACACCGGCGCGGTGGCCTTGGGGGAGGACGATCGAATGTTGTCGATGGTGGAAAAGCCAAGAAGGCGGACCACGACCTATCACAACGCGGGCGTCTACCTGTTCGATCGCGCCGTCACGGCTCTGTTTCCAGAGACGCCGGTCTGGTCTCTGGAGCGTGAACTGCTCCCGCGCCTGGTGACGCAGCAGTGCTACGGATTCGTCACTGCCAGCCCGCTGCACGACATCGGCACGCCCGAACGTCTGGCGCATTTCCGTGAGACCTGGAAGGACACCTCGGCCTATTTCCCGACGTCGTTCCTCAATCAGAGACAAGGATCGATGTCACGATGA